A single window of Melospiza georgiana isolate bMelGeo1 chromosome 6, bMelGeo1.pri, whole genome shotgun sequence DNA harbors:
- the DGKZ gene encoding diacylglycerol kinase zeta isoform X5: MVAQPNPALAMRSDSERQIRSTVDWSEAAVYGEHIWFETNVSGDFCYVGEQNCMAKLLQKPLSRRKCAACKIVVHTPCIEQLEKINFRCKPSFRESGSRNIREPIVVRHHWVHRRRQEGKCRQCGKGFQQKFAFHSKEIVAISCSWCKQAYHSKVSCFMLQHIEEPCSLGAHAAVVVPPTWILRVRRPQNPLKSSKKKKRTSFKRKSSKKGAEEGRWKPFVIKPMPAPLMKPLLVFVNPKSGGNQGAKIIQSFMWYLNPRQVFDLSQGGPKEALELYRKVHNLRILACGGDGTVGWILSILDQLRINPPPPVAILPLGTGNDLARTLNWGGGYTDEPLSKILSHVEDGNIVQLDRWNLHVEPNPDTNPEEKDEAAADKLPLDVFNNYFSLGFDARVTLEFHESREANPEKFNSRFRNKMFYAGTAFSDFLTGSSKDLAKHVRLVCDGIDLTSKIQDLKPQCLVFLNIPRYCAGTMPWGNPGEHHDFEPQRHDDGCIEVIGFTMTSLAALQVGGHGERLCQCRQVVLTTSKAIPMQVDGEPCKLAASCIHISLRNQANMLQKTKRRNSMPLLNDQQPVPERLRIRVSRISMRDYEALNYDKEKLKEASVPLGIIVVPGDSDLELCRTQIEKLQEDFPAQPSALERLLFQEGDGAKPKTVSFQRLSPKWCFLDSTTADRFYRIDRAQEHLNYVTEISQDELYVLDPELVVTQTVSTSPAMPDLVDSSATPPGHHFAFPSCSSSPSSSPAPSAEHEHCLPHKDDLLIEAAKSGNFSKFQELHQAGRDLMVRDSSGQTVLHHAVKSGSKDIVKYIIENAPSEILDATEEENGETSLHQAAALRQRTICHYIVEAGASLMKTDLQGDTPKHRAEKANDPDLAAYLENRQHYQMIQREDQETAV, from the exons CAAAAACCTCTCTCCAGGCGCAAGTGTGCAGCCTGCAAGATCGTAGTGCACACACCCTGCATCGAACAGCTGGAGAAA ATAAATTTCCGCTGCAAGCCTTCCTTCAGGGAGTCAGGATCCCGGAACATACGGGAG CCCATTGTTGTCCGACATCATTGGGTGCACCGGAGGCGGCAGGAAGGGAAGTGCCGGCAGTGTGGCAAG GGTTTTCAGCAGAAGTTTGCCTTCCACAGCAAAGAGATTGTGGCCATCAGCTGTTCCTGGTGCAAACAAGCG TATCACAGCAAAGTATCGTGTTTCATGCTGCAACACATTGAAGAGCCCTGCTCACTGGGGGCTCACGCTGCTGTCGTCGTTCCTCCCACCTGGATTCTGCGGGTCCGGCGGCCCCAG AATCCGCTGAAATCtagtaaaaaaaagaagaggacatCATTCAAGCGGAAATCCAGCAAAAAGGGGGCCGAG GAAGGGAGGTGGAAACCCTTTGTCATCAAGCCCATGCCAGCTCCTCTCATGAAGCCCTTGCTGGTGTTTGTGAACCCCAAGAGTGGTGGGAATCAG GGAGCCAAGATCATCCAGTCCTTCATGTGGTATCTCAACCCACGGCAGGTTTTCGACCTCAGCCAGGGTGGACCCAAGGAGGC GTTGGAGCTGTACCGCAAAGTCCACAACCTCCGGATCCTGGCGTGCGGGGGAGATGGCACG GTGGGCTGGATACTCTCCATTCTGGACCAGTTACGCATCAACCCACCTCCTCCTGTGGCCATCCTACCTTTGGGGACAGGGAACGACTTGGCCAGAACACTGAACTGGGGTGGG GGTTACACAGATGAGCCTCTGTCCAAGATCCTATCGCACGTTGAAGATGGGAACATAGTACAGCTTGATCGCTGGAACCTCCATGTGGAGCCAAACCCTGACACAAACCCTGAGGAAAAGGATGAGGCAGCTGCTGACAAG CTCCCTTTGGATGTCTTTAATAATTACTTCAGCCTTGGCTTTGACGCACGGGTGACGCTGGAGTTCCACGAATCTCGAG AGGCCAACCCAGAGAAGTTCAACAGCCGGTTTCGGAATAAAATGTTCTATGCTGGG ACGGCCTTCTCCGACTTCCTCACCGGGAGCTCCAAAGACTTGGCGAAGCATGTCAGGCTGGTT TGTGATGGGATAGACCTGACCTCCAAGATTCAGGACCTGAAGCCCCAGTGCCTGGTCTTCCTTAACATCCCAAG GTACTGTGCAGGCACCATGCCATGGGGCAACCCTGGGGAGCACCATGACTTCGAGCCCCAGCGCCATGATGATGGCTGCATTGAAGTTATCGGCTTCACCATGACATCACTG GCTGCCTTGCAAGTCGGTGGCCATGGGGAGCGGCTCTGTCAGTGCCGGCAGGTGGTTCTCACCACATCCAAGGCCATCCCCATGCAGGTGGATGGAGAGCCCTGCAAGCTGGCAGCTTCCTGCATCCACATCTCTCTGCGCAACCAAGCCAACATGCTGCAGAAGACCAAGCGGCGCAACTCCATGCCTCTGCTCAATGA ccagcagccagTGCCCGAGCGGCTGCGGATCCGGGTGAGCCGCATCAGCATGCGCGACTATGAGGCACTGAACTATGACAAGGAAAAGCTCAAGGAAGCCT CTGTGCCACTGGGGATCATCGTGGTTCCAGGAGACAGTGACCTGGAGTTGTGCCGGACTCAGATTGAGAAGCTACAAGAG GatttccctgcacagccctctgcTTTAGAGCGCCTGCTCTTCCAG GAGGGAGATGGAGCCAAGCCAAAGACAGTGTCATTCCAGAGGCTGTCACCCAAGTGGTGCTTCCTGGACT CAACCACGGCCGATCGCTTCTACAGGATAGACCGCGCACAG GAACACCTAAACTATGTGACAGAGATCTCTCAGGATGAGCTCTATGTCTTGGACCCAGAGCTAGTGGTCACTCAGACTGTGAGCACTTCTCCTGCCATGCCTGACCTCGTGGACTCTTCTGCCACACCCCCTGGGCACcattttgcatttccttcctgttcctcctctccatcctcctctcctgctcccag CGCTGAGCATGAGCACTGCCTTCCACATAAAG ATGACCTTCTGATAGAAGCTGCCAAGAGTGGCAACTTCAGTAAG TTCCAAGAGCTGCACCAAGCTGGAAGAGACCTGATGGTGCGAGATTCCTCAGGCCAGACTGTCCTCCACCATGCTGTCAAATCAGGAAGCAAGGACATCGTCAAATACATCATCGAGAATG CTCCTTCAGAGATCCTTGATGCCACAGAGGAGGAGAA CGGTGAAACCAGCTTGCACCAGGCTGCAGCCTTACGCCAGCGCACTATCTGCCACTACATCGTGGAGGCTGGGGCCTCGCTCATGAAGACAGACCTGCAG GGAGACACCCCGAAGCACCGTGCTGAGAAGGCCAATGACCCCGACTTAGCTGCCTACCTCGAGAACCGACAGCACTACCAGATGATCCAGCGGGAGGACCAGGAGACAGCTGTGTAG